Proteins encoded in a region of the Melospiza georgiana isolate bMelGeo1 chromosome 2, bMelGeo1.pri, whole genome shotgun sequence genome:
- the MRPS9 gene encoding 28S ribosomal protein S9, mitochondrial → MGGRSAAVMAAAVGRVLRLCRRWGAGPRAQTLRLICTTTAVQKRNVGASGPEKYTEAFIKKQIEEFNLGKRHLANMMGEDPETFTQEDIDRAIAYLFPSGLFDKRARPLMKHPTEVFPEQRKIQWGEDGRPFHFLFYTGKQSYYSLMHETYEKFLNVQKHQDQLTAQDLPLQKEKRNLAGSRWLTKIELEEMLLEKVSDNDYSRFIQLLQKLATLPCADIEEKYIQKFSKEVPVQLQKVVIEPLQHDERGVAFSTGEGKRKTARATAVVYDNGTGKITVNGIDILHYFPVLQDREQLLFPFQFLGRIGKHDMVCTVSGGGRSAQAGAIRLASAKALRSFVTEKEVEFMRQAGLLTVDPRVKERKKPGQEGPRRKFTWKKR, encoded by the exons acATTAAGGCTGATCTGTACCACTACAGCAGTGCAGAAGAGAAATGTAGGAGCCTCAGGACCTGAAAAGTACACAGAggcatttattaaaaaacagaTTGAAGAGTTCAACCTAGGAAAGAGACATTTAGCCAACATGATGGGAGAAGATCCAGAAACTTTTACCCAAGAGGATATTGAT aGAGCCATTGCCTATCTCTTTCCCTCTGGCTTATTTGACAAACGAGCCAGACCTCTGATGAAG CATCCTACTGAAGTTTTTCCAGAGCAGAGAA AAATCCAGTGGGGAGAAGATGGCCGACCATTTCACTTCCTCTTTTACACTGGCAAGCAGTCGTATTATTCATTAATGCAT GAAACATATGAAAAATTTCTGAATGTTCAGAAACATCAAGACCAACTGACAGCTCAAGACCTTCctcttcagaaggaaaaaag aaaccTGGCTGGCAGCAGATGGCTGACTAAGATTGAATTGGAAGAAATGTTGTTAGAAAAAGTGTCAGATAATGAT TATTCAAGATTTATTCAACTCTTACAAAAATTGGCGACATTGCCATGTGCTGACATCGAGGAGAAGTACATACAGAAGTTTTCCAAAGAAGTTCCTGTGCAGTTGCAGAAAGTGGTTATTGAGCCCTTGCAGCATGATGAGCGAGGAGTGGCCTTCAGCACTGGGGAAG GTAAAAGAAAAACTGCCAGAGCTACTGCAGTAGTTTATGACAATGGGACTGGAAAAATTACAGTTAATGGAATAGACATTTTACATTacttcccagtgctgcaggacag ggaaCAGTTATTGTTCCCTTTCCAGTTTCTTGGCAGAATTGGAAAACATGATATGGTTTGCACAGTCTCTGGTGGAGGAAGATCTGCACAGGCTGGAGCAATACGTTTAGCCTCTGCAAAAGCCTTGAGGAGTTTTGTGACAGAAAAGGAGGTGGAATTCATGAGGCAAG CTGGATTACTAACAGTTGACCCGCGTGTGAAGGAACGAAAAAAGCCTGGTCAAGAGGGACCCAGACGGAAATTCACCTGGAAAAAGCGATAA